A stretch of Bos taurus isolate L1 Dominette 01449 registration number 42190680 breed Hereford chromosome 5, ARS-UCD2.0, whole genome shotgun sequence DNA encodes these proteins:
- the MCRS1 gene encoding microspherule protein 1 yields MDKDSQGLLDSSLMASGTASRSEDEESLAGQKRASSQALGTIPKRRSSSRFIKRKKFDDELVESSLAKSSTRAKGASGVEPGRCSGSEPSSSEKKKVSKTPSTPVPPSPAPAPGLTKRVKKSKQPLQVTKDLGRWKPADDLLLISAVLQTNDLTSVHLGVKFSCRFTLREVQERWYALLYDPVISKLACQAMRQLHPEAIAAIQSKALFSKAEEQLLSKVGSTSQPTLETFQDLLHRHPDAFYLARTAKALQAHWQLMKQYYLLEDQTVQPLPKGDQVLNFSDAEDLIDDSKLKDMRDEVLEHELTVADRRQKREIRQLEQELHKWQVLVDSITGMSSPDFDNQTLAVLRGRMVRYLMRSREITLGRATKDNQIDVDLSLEGPAWKISRKQGVIKLKNNGDFFIANEGRRPIYIDGRPVLCGSKWRLSNNSVVEIASLRFVFLINQDLIALIRAEAAKITPQ; encoded by the exons ATGGACAAAG ATTCTCAGGGGCTGCTAGATTCATCCCTCATGGCATCGGGCACTGCCAGCCGCTCAGAGGATGAGGAGTCACTGGCAGGGCAGAAGCGGGCCTCCTCTCAGGCCTTGGGAACCATCCCTAAACGGAGAAGCTCCTCTAG GTTCATCAAGAGGAAGAAGTTCGATGATGAGCTGGTGGAGAGCAGCCTGGCTAAGTCCTCTACCCGGGCGAAGGGGGCCAGTGGGGTGGAACCAGGGCGCTGTTCGGGGAGCGAACCTTCCTCCAGTGAGAAGAAGAAG gTGTCCAAGACCCCCAGCACACCGGTgccacccagccctgccccagcccctggaCTCACCAAGCGTGTGAAGAAGAGCAAACAGCCGCTGCAGGTGACCAAGGACCTGGGCCGCTGGAAGCCTGCGGACGACCTCCTGCTCATCAGTGCCGTGCTGCAG ACCAATGACCTGACATCTGTCCACCTGGGTGTGAAGTTCAGCTGCCGCTTCACCCTGCGGGAAGTCCAGGAGCGCTGGTATGCCCTGCTCTACGATCCTGTCATCTCCAA GCTGGCCTGCCAGGCCATGAGACAGCTGCACCCAGAGGCCATTGCAGCCATCCAGAGCAAGGCACTGTTTAGCAAGGCTGAGGAACAGCTGCTGAGCAAAGTGGGATCG ACCAGCCAGCCCACCTTGGAGACCTTCCAGGACCTGCTGCACAGACACCCCGATGCCTTCTACCTGGCCCGTACTGCCAAGGCTCTGCAGGCCCACTGGCAGCTCATGAAGCAGTATTACCTATTGGAGGACCAGACAG TGCAGCCGCTGCCCAAGGGGGACCAAGTGCTGAACTTTTCCGACGCAGAGGACTTGATTGATGACAGTAAGCTCAA GGACATGCGAGATGAAGTCCTGGAACATG aGCTGACCGTGGCTGACCGGCGCCAGAAACGGGAGATTCGGCAGCTGGAACAGGAACTCCATAAGTGGCAGGTGCTGGTAGATAGCATCACAG GCATGAGCTCCCCAGACTTCGACAACCAGACCCTGGCAGTGCTGCGGGGCCGCATGGTGCGGTACCTGATGCGCTCTAGAGAG ATCACCCTCGGCAGAGCGACCAAGGACAACCAGATTGATGTGGACCTGTCCCTGGAGGGTCCGGCCTGGAAGATCTCCCGGAAGCAAG GTGTCATCAAATTGAAAAACAATGGTGATTTCTTCATTGCCAATGAGGGCCGGCGGCCCATCTACATTGATGGACGGCCTGTGCTGTGTGGCTCCAAGTGGCGCCTTAGCAACAACTCAGTAGTGGAG ATTGCCAGCCTGCGATTTGTCTTCCTTATCAACCAGGACCTCATTGCCCTCATTCGGGCCGAGGCTGCCAAGATCACGCCACAGTGA
- the MCRS1 gene encoding microspherule protein 1 isoform X1: MASGTASRSEDEESLAGQKRASSQALGTIPKRRSSSRFIKRKKFDDELVESSLAKSSTRAKGASGVEPGRCSGSEPSSSEKKKVSKTPSTPVPPSPAPAPGLTKRVKKSKQPLQVTKDLGRWKPADDLLLISAVLQTNDLTSVHLGVKFSCRFTLREVQERWYALLYDPVISKLACQAMRQLHPEAIAAIQSKALFSKAEEQLLSKVGSTSQPTLETFQDLLHRHPDAFYLARTAKALQAHWQLMKQYYLLEDQTVQPLPKGDQVLNFSDAEDLIDDSKLKDMRDEVLEHELTVADRRQKREIRQLEQELHKWQVLVDSITGMSSPDFDNQTLAVLRGRMVRYLMRSREITLGRATKDNQIDVDLSLEGPAWKISRKQGVIKLKNNGDFFIANEGRRPIYIDGRPVLCGSKWRLSNNSVVEIASLRFVFLINQDLIALIRAEAAKITPQ, encoded by the exons ATGGCATCGGGCACTGCCAGCCGCTCAGAGGATGAGGAGTCACTGGCAGGGCAGAAGCGGGCCTCCTCTCAGGCCTTGGGAACCATCCCTAAACGGAGAAGCTCCTCTAG GTTCATCAAGAGGAAGAAGTTCGATGATGAGCTGGTGGAGAGCAGCCTGGCTAAGTCCTCTACCCGGGCGAAGGGGGCCAGTGGGGTGGAACCAGGGCGCTGTTCGGGGAGCGAACCTTCCTCCAGTGAGAAGAAGAAG gTGTCCAAGACCCCCAGCACACCGGTgccacccagccctgccccagcccctggaCTCACCAAGCGTGTGAAGAAGAGCAAACAGCCGCTGCAGGTGACCAAGGACCTGGGCCGCTGGAAGCCTGCGGACGACCTCCTGCTCATCAGTGCCGTGCTGCAG ACCAATGACCTGACATCTGTCCACCTGGGTGTGAAGTTCAGCTGCCGCTTCACCCTGCGGGAAGTCCAGGAGCGCTGGTATGCCCTGCTCTACGATCCTGTCATCTCCAA GCTGGCCTGCCAGGCCATGAGACAGCTGCACCCAGAGGCCATTGCAGCCATCCAGAGCAAGGCACTGTTTAGCAAGGCTGAGGAACAGCTGCTGAGCAAAGTGGGATCG ACCAGCCAGCCCACCTTGGAGACCTTCCAGGACCTGCTGCACAGACACCCCGATGCCTTCTACCTGGCCCGTACTGCCAAGGCTCTGCAGGCCCACTGGCAGCTCATGAAGCAGTATTACCTATTGGAGGACCAGACAG TGCAGCCGCTGCCCAAGGGGGACCAAGTGCTGAACTTTTCCGACGCAGAGGACTTGATTGATGACAGTAAGCTCAA GGACATGCGAGATGAAGTCCTGGAACATG aGCTGACCGTGGCTGACCGGCGCCAGAAACGGGAGATTCGGCAGCTGGAACAGGAACTCCATAAGTGGCAGGTGCTGGTAGATAGCATCACAG GCATGAGCTCCCCAGACTTCGACAACCAGACCCTGGCAGTGCTGCGGGGCCGCATGGTGCGGTACCTGATGCGCTCTAGAGAG ATCACCCTCGGCAGAGCGACCAAGGACAACCAGATTGATGTGGACCTGTCCCTGGAGGGTCCGGCCTGGAAGATCTCCCGGAAGCAAG GTGTCATCAAATTGAAAAACAATGGTGATTTCTTCATTGCCAATGAGGGCCGGCGGCCCATCTACATTGATGGACGGCCTGTGCTGTGTGGCTCCAAGTGGCGCCTTAGCAACAACTCAGTAGTGGAG ATTGCCAGCCTGCGATTTGTCTTCCTTATCAACCAGGACCTCATTGCCCTCATTCGGGCCGAGGCTGCCAAGATCACGCCACAGTGA